One genomic segment of Micromonospora sp. WMMC415 includes these proteins:
- a CDS encoding thioesterase family protein produces the protein MTYEAFYEPAGAGRFRATAATAGPWDPAAQHAGPPSALLARALSAHEPVDGQLLSRVTVDILRPVPVAELALRVRTLRAGRRITLVEGVAEAGGQEVLHARGWRIIAPAERTPATPDDAPAVPGPDSGADPELWATAHTDGYLSSMQWRVVSGGFAEPGPARVWARPRIPLVPGEPVRPAELALLVADSGSGVSARLDLARWLFVNVDLTVTLHRPPRGEWLLLDSATTIGPHGSGVAASRLADLDGTVGEALQTLVVAPR, from the coding sequence ATGACGTACGAGGCGTTCTACGAGCCGGCCGGCGCGGGCCGGTTCCGCGCCACCGCGGCGACGGCCGGCCCGTGGGATCCGGCCGCCCAGCACGCCGGCCCACCGTCGGCGCTGCTCGCCCGGGCCCTCTCCGCCCACGAGCCGGTCGACGGGCAACTGCTCAGCCGCGTCACGGTGGACATCCTGCGCCCGGTGCCGGTGGCGGAGCTGGCGCTGCGCGTACGGACGCTGCGCGCCGGCCGCCGGATCACCCTCGTCGAGGGGGTCGCCGAGGCCGGTGGGCAGGAGGTGCTGCACGCCCGTGGCTGGCGCATCATCGCGCCGGCCGAGCGGACACCGGCCACTCCGGACGACGCCCCGGCGGTGCCCGGCCCGGATTCCGGCGCCGATCCGGAGCTGTGGGCGACCGCCCACACCGACGGCTACCTGTCGAGCATGCAGTGGCGGGTCGTCTCCGGCGGGTTCGCGGAGCCCGGCCCGGCCCGGGTGTGGGCGCGGCCCCGCATCCCGCTGGTGCCCGGCGAGCCGGTACGCCCGGCCGAACTCGCGTTGCTGGTGGCCGACTCGGGCAGCGGGGTGAGCGCCCGGCTGGACCTGGCCCGCTGGCTCTTCGTGAACGTGGACCTCACGGTGACGCTGCACCGGCCGCCGCGCGGCGAGTGGCTGCTGCTCGACTCGGCGACCACGATCGGTCCGCACGGCTCCGGCGTCGCGGCCAGCCGCCTCGCCGATCTCGACGGCACCGTCGGCGAGGCGCTGCAGACGCTGGTGGTGGCCCCGCGCTGA
- a CDS encoding SDR family oxidoreductase, with amino-acid sequence MTLDQPTTERRALVTGATAGIGAAFARRLAADGWHLVLVARDTARLAEFAAELTGRHGHEVETISADLSTDDGCAAVERRFAEGSPIELLVNNAGISLNTPFLRSSAEAEARLLRLNVHAVMRLTLAALRPMTERRHGAVINVSSVAGFGAVMPGSTYSASKAWVTNFSESVGLSARPFGVRVMALCPGYTRTEFHGRAGIDMSKTPEWMWLRAEDVVDEGLRDLGKGKLVSVPAWKYKVAVAGLRHAPRRLLEAVSRDTRGRIGRDAR; translated from the coding sequence GTGACGCTCGACCAGCCGACCACCGAGCGACGGGCCCTCGTCACCGGCGCGACCGCCGGCATCGGCGCCGCCTTCGCGCGGCGGCTCGCCGCCGACGGCTGGCACCTGGTGCTCGTCGCCCGGGACACGGCCCGGCTGGCGGAGTTCGCCGCCGAGCTGACCGGCCGGCACGGCCACGAGGTCGAGACGATCTCGGCGGACCTGTCCACCGACGACGGTTGCGCGGCCGTGGAGCGGCGGTTCGCCGAGGGTTCGCCGATCGAGCTGCTGGTGAACAACGCGGGCATCAGCCTCAACACGCCGTTCCTGCGTTCGTCGGCCGAGGCGGAGGCCCGCCTGCTCCGGCTCAACGTGCACGCCGTGATGCGGCTGACCCTGGCCGCCCTGCGTCCGATGACCGAGCGGCGGCACGGGGCAGTGATAAATGTCTCTTCCGTTGCCGGATTCGGGGCGGTCATGCCCGGATCGACGTATTCGGCCAGCAAGGCGTGGGTCACCAACTTCAGCGAGTCGGTCGGGCTCTCCGCCCGCCCGTTCGGCGTACGCGTGATGGCGCTCTGCCCCGGCTACACCCGCACCGAGTTCCACGGTCGGGCCGGCATCGACATGTCGAAGACCCCGGAGTGGATGTGGCTGCGGGCCGAGGACGTCGTCGACGAAGGCCTGCGTGACCTGGGCAAAGGCAAGCTGGTCAGCGTGCCGGCGTGGAAGTACAAAGTGGCCGTTGCCGGCCTGCGGCACGCGCCCCGGCGGCTGCTCGAGGCCGTCTCCCGCGACACCCGCGGCCGGATCGGGCGCGACGCACGCTGA
- a CDS encoding LOG family protein, with product MPTPPPADVIEPHICADEVETRTEFDRRLATGSLAGLTVQGLRLDLDPPDLRGVAVAGTLFVGCRFASREVGADLVRRGANVVPPFSGLPYPTQPSHLYTPEDLAAGFANGGFEGMYDTRVYAHFRTHGGALPDVREALGQRLHDHGVDNALADATRAWLATHGPQSVVGIMGGHAVPRGSTPYRMAAVLGRELARADRLVVTGGGPGVMEAANLGAYLALRPAADLDEAIDLLAGAPDFTDHDRYTAAALRVRELFGAALPPPAGTGDAASRSRADSAALTAGDVDWARGGGLAIPTWLYGHEPANLFAGRIAKYFSNAIREDTILRLARGGIVFAPGRAGTVQEVFQAATKTYYGTDGASGAYVFLDRAYWTRELPVESLLRPLLAASPFGDLSPTIHVTDDVRVAVRLLTGA from the coding sequence GTGCCGACCCCACCACCCGCGGACGTCATCGAGCCGCACATCTGCGCCGACGAGGTCGAGACCCGCACCGAGTTCGACCGGCGGCTGGCCACCGGCAGCCTCGCCGGGCTGACCGTGCAGGGGCTCCGGCTCGATCTCGACCCTCCCGACCTCCGCGGCGTGGCCGTCGCCGGCACGCTCTTCGTCGGCTGCCGGTTCGCCTCCCGGGAGGTCGGTGCCGACCTGGTCCGGCGCGGCGCGAACGTGGTGCCGCCCTTCTCCGGGCTGCCGTACCCCACGCAGCCGTCGCACCTGTACACCCCGGAGGACCTGGCCGCCGGTTTCGCCAACGGCGGCTTCGAGGGCATGTACGACACCCGCGTGTACGCGCATTTCCGCACCCACGGCGGTGCGCTGCCGGACGTCCGGGAGGCGCTCGGTCAGCGGCTGCACGACCACGGTGTGGACAACGCCCTCGCCGACGCCACCCGCGCCTGGCTGGCCACGCACGGCCCGCAGTCGGTGGTCGGCATCATGGGTGGGCACGCGGTGCCGCGGGGCAGCACGCCGTACCGGATGGCGGCCGTGCTGGGTCGCGAGCTGGCCCGGGCCGACCGGCTGGTGGTCACCGGCGGCGGGCCCGGTGTGATGGAGGCGGCGAACCTGGGTGCGTACCTGGCGCTGCGGCCGGCCGCCGACCTGGACGAGGCGATCGATCTGCTGGCCGGGGCACCCGACTTCACCGACCACGACCGGTACACGGCGGCGGCGCTGCGGGTCCGGGAGTTGTTCGGTGCGGCGCTCCCGCCGCCGGCGGGCACCGGCGACGCGGCCAGTCGGTCCCGCGCCGACTCGGCCGCCCTCACGGCCGGCGACGTGGACTGGGCGCGCGGCGGCGGGCTCGCCATCCCGACCTGGCTGTACGGGCACGAGCCGGCGAACCTGTTCGCCGGGCGGATCGCCAAGTACTTCTCGAACGCCATCCGGGAGGACACGATCCTGCGGCTGGCCCGGGGCGGGATCGTGTTCGCGCCCGGCCGGGCCGGCACCGTGCAGGAGGTGTTCCAGGCGGCGACGAAGACCTACTACGGCACCGACGGGGCGAGCGGCGCGTACGTGTTCCTGGACCGCGCGTACTGGACCCGCGAGCTGCCGGTGGAGTCGCTGCTGCGACCGCTGCTCGCCGCGTCCCCGTTCGGGGACCTCTCACCCACCATCCACGTGACCGACGACGTCCGGGTGGCCGTACGCCTGCTCACCGGGGCCTGA
- a CDS encoding DedA family protein, translated as MSTPTTTLALGPDWLDPEVLISTFGLLGILVIVFAESGLLIGFFLPGDSLLFTAGLLTADGQYITWPLWLVCLLITLSAIAGDQVGYAFGRKVGPALFRRPNSKLFKQENLLKAHDFFEKYGARSIVLARFVPIVRTFTPIVAGVSRMNYRTFVVYNVIGGILWGTGVTVLGYFLGQIPFVKANIEVILIAIVAISVVPIVVELLRARMAAKRGTTAAERAAAEEAIRETREHYGKH; from the coding sequence GTGTCGACGCCCACCACCACCCTGGCCCTGGGCCCGGACTGGCTCGATCCCGAGGTGCTGATCTCGACGTTCGGCCTCCTCGGCATCCTGGTGATCGTCTTCGCCGAGTCGGGCCTGCTGATCGGGTTCTTCCTGCCCGGTGACTCGCTGCTGTTCACGGCGGGCCTGCTCACGGCCGACGGGCAGTACATCACCTGGCCGCTCTGGCTGGTCTGCCTGCTCATCACCCTGTCGGCCATCGCGGGCGACCAGGTGGGGTACGCGTTCGGCCGCAAGGTGGGCCCGGCGCTGTTCCGCCGGCCGAACTCGAAGCTGTTCAAGCAGGAGAACCTGTTGAAGGCACACGACTTCTTCGAGAAGTACGGCGCCCGCTCGATCGTGCTGGCCCGCTTCGTGCCGATCGTGCGGACGTTCACGCCGATCGTCGCGGGCGTCAGCCGGATGAACTACCGCACGTTCGTCGTCTACAACGTGATCGGCGGCATCCTCTGGGGCACCGGCGTGACGGTCCTCGGCTACTTCCTCGGCCAGATCCCGTTCGTCAAGGCGAACATCGAGGTGATCCTGATCGCGATCGTCGCGATCTCGGTGGTGCCGATCGTGGTCGAGCTGCTGCGGGCGCGCATGGCGGCGAAGCGCGGCACGACCGCCGCGGAGCGGGCCGCCGCCGAGGAGGCGATCCGGGAGACCCGGGAGCACTACGGCAAGCACTGA
- a CDS encoding 3' terminal RNA ribose 2'-O-methyltransferase Hen1 codes for MLLTLSTTHRPATDLGHLLVKHPDRAHSFDVPVGTAHVFYPEAGEDRCTAALLLDVDPLRLAGPRGKGRQAAAPPDTFTLGRYVNDRPYAASSLLSSALSRVFRSALRGESRDRPELARTPIPLEVRVPVLRCRGGVDVAARMFGPLGWTVTATPVPLDETHPEWGDSRYVDLTLTGTLRVADALNHLYVLLPVLDDAKHYWVAPDEVDKLLRAGAGWLADHPERAMISRRYLAHRRALAGLALARLAEERLADEPAADADTVDETTEEAGPVRPSLAVRRREAVLAALAEAGASRVLDLGCGGGALLAALVGDRRFTEIVGTDVATRALAVAARRLRLERLPERQRDRIRLWQSALTYRDDRLRGYDAAVLMEVVEHVDPPRLPALEDTVFGHARPHTVVVTTPNVEHNVRYEGLPAGRLRHADHRFEWTRAEFAGWAARVGSTYGYTVVLRGVGDDDPEVGAPTQLAVFTRTEADR; via the coding sequence GTGCTGCTCACCCTCTCCACCACCCACCGTCCGGCGACCGACCTCGGTCACCTGCTGGTGAAGCACCCCGACCGGGCGCACTCCTTCGACGTGCCCGTCGGCACCGCGCACGTGTTCTACCCGGAGGCCGGCGAGGACCGCTGCACCGCCGCCCTGCTGCTCGACGTCGACCCGCTGCGCCTCGCCGGCCCGCGTGGCAAGGGCCGGCAGGCGGCGGCACCCCCCGACACCTTCACCCTCGGGCGGTACGTCAACGACCGGCCGTACGCGGCGTCCAGCCTGCTCTCCTCCGCCCTGTCCCGGGTGTTCCGCTCGGCGCTGCGCGGCGAGTCCCGGGACCGGCCGGAGCTGGCGCGTACGCCGATCCCGCTGGAGGTCCGCGTGCCGGTGCTGCGGTGCCGGGGCGGCGTGGACGTCGCGGCGCGGATGTTCGGCCCGCTCGGCTGGACGGTCACCGCCACCCCGGTCCCCCTCGACGAGACGCACCCCGAGTGGGGCGACAGCCGGTACGTGGACCTCACGCTGACCGGCACGCTGCGGGTGGCCGACGCCCTCAACCACCTGTACGTGCTGCTGCCGGTCCTGGACGACGCGAAGCACTACTGGGTGGCTCCGGACGAGGTGGACAAGCTGCTCCGGGCGGGCGCGGGCTGGCTGGCCGACCACCCCGAACGGGCGATGATCAGCCGCCGTTACCTGGCGCACCGGCGGGCGCTGGCCGGGCTGGCGCTGGCCCGGCTGGCCGAGGAGCGGCTCGCCGACGAGCCGGCCGCCGACGCCGACACCGTGGACGAGACCACCGAGGAGGCCGGACCGGTCCGGCCGTCGCTCGCCGTACGCCGGCGGGAGGCCGTGCTCGCGGCGCTGGCCGAGGCCGGTGCGAGCCGCGTGCTGGACCTGGGCTGCGGCGGCGGGGCGCTGCTCGCGGCGCTGGTGGGCGACCGACGGTTCACCGAGATCGTCGGCACCGACGTCGCCACCCGGGCGCTGGCCGTCGCCGCGCGGCGGCTGCGGCTGGAGCGGCTGCCGGAGCGGCAGCGCGACCGGATCCGGCTCTGGCAGTCCGCGCTGACCTACCGGGACGACCGGCTGCGCGGGTACGACGCGGCGGTGCTGATGGAGGTCGTCGAGCACGTGGACCCGCCCCGGCTGCCCGCGCTGGAGGACACCGTGTTCGGCCACGCCCGACCGCACACGGTCGTGGTGACCACCCCGAACGTGGAGCACAACGTGCGCTACGAGGGTCTGCCCGCCGGACGCCTCCGGCACGCCGACCACCGGTTCGAGTGGACCCGCGCCGAGTTCGCCGGCTGGGCCGCCCGCGTCGGTTCCACGTACGGCTACACCGTCGTCCTGCGGGGGGTCGGCGACGACGACCCCGAGGTGGGCGCACCGACCCAACTCGCCGTGTTCACCCGGACGGAGGCCGACCGATGA
- the fbaA gene encoding class II fructose-bisphosphate aldolase, producing the protein MPIASPEAYAEMLDRAKAGRFAYPAINVTSSQTLNAALKGFADAESDGIIQVSTGGAEYLSGPSVKDMVTGATAFALYAREVAKNYPVNIALHTDHCPKDKLDKFVRPLMGISQERVKNGQEPLFQSHMWDGSAVPVAENLEIAEQLLTEAAKGKIVLEIEVGVVGGEEDGVENAINEKLYTTVEDGLAMVDALGLGEKGRYMAALTFGNVHGVYKPGNVKLRPEVLHDIQVAVGGKYGKDKPLSLVFHGGSGSLLSEIREALDYGVVKMNIDTDTQYCFTRPVADHMFRNYDGVLKVDGEVGNKKMYDPRVWGKAAEAGMAARVVEACEALRSTGTRMK; encoded by the coding sequence ATGCCCATCGCTTCCCCCGAGGCCTACGCGGAGATGCTGGACCGGGCCAAGGCAGGCCGGTTCGCGTACCCCGCGATCAACGTGACCTCCTCGCAGACCCTCAACGCGGCGCTGAAGGGCTTCGCCGACGCGGAGAGCGACGGCATCATCCAGGTCTCCACCGGCGGCGCCGAGTACCTGTCCGGCCCGTCCGTGAAGGACATGGTCACCGGCGCGACCGCCTTCGCCCTGTACGCCCGCGAGGTGGCGAAGAACTACCCGGTCAACATCGCGCTGCACACCGACCACTGCCCGAAGGACAAGCTGGACAAGTTCGTCCGGCCGCTGATGGGCATCTCCCAGGAGCGCGTCAAGAACGGCCAGGAGCCGCTGTTCCAGTCGCACATGTGGGACGGCTCGGCGGTGCCGGTCGCGGAGAACCTGGAGATCGCCGAGCAGCTGCTCACCGAGGCCGCCAAGGGCAAGATCGTCCTCGAGATCGAGGTCGGCGTCGTCGGCGGCGAGGAGGACGGCGTCGAGAACGCCATCAACGAGAAGCTGTACACCACCGTCGAGGACGGCCTGGCCATGGTCGACGCGCTCGGCCTGGGCGAGAAGGGCCGCTACATGGCGGCGCTGACCTTCGGCAACGTGCACGGCGTCTACAAGCCGGGCAACGTCAAGCTCCGCCCTGAGGTGCTCCACGACATCCAGGTGGCCGTCGGCGGCAAGTACGGCAAGGACAAGCCGCTCAGCCTGGTCTTCCACGGCGGCTCCGGCTCGCTGCTGTCGGAGATCCGGGAGGCGCTGGACTACGGCGTGGTGAAGATGAACATCGACACCGACACCCAGTACTGCTTCACCCGTCCCGTCGCGGACCACATGTTCCGCAACTACGACGGGGTCCTCAAGGTCGACGGCGAGGTCGGCAACAAGAAGATGTACGACCCGCGGGTCTGGGGCAAGGCCGCCGAGGCCGGCATGGCCGCCCGGGTGGTCGAGGCCTGCGAGGCCCTGCGCTCCACCGGCACCAGGATGAAGTGA
- a CDS encoding helix-turn-helix transcriptional regulator — protein MEYVGTALAEMTMPQISPLAGEPIERADAERLAGVLKALADPARLRLLSLIQSAPEGEACVCDLTAPLGLSQPTVSHHLRILTEAGLLEREKRGVWAYYRLVPSAIATIADLLTPPRKRATKKAR, from the coding sequence ATGGAATACGTGGGAACTGCGTTGGCTGAAATGACCATGCCTCAGATCTCGCCGCTTGCCGGCGAGCCGATCGAACGTGCCGATGCCGAGCGGCTGGCCGGGGTCCTCAAGGCCCTCGCCGACCCTGCCCGGTTGCGGCTGCTCAGCCTGATCCAGTCGGCTCCGGAGGGGGAGGCGTGCGTGTGCGACCTGACCGCGCCCCTCGGCCTCTCGCAGCCGACGGTCAGCCACCACCTGCGTATCCTCACCGAGGCCGGCTTGCTGGAGCGGGAGAAGCGCGGGGTCTGGGCGTACTACCGGCTGGTGCCGAGCGCGATCGCGACCATCGCCGATCTGCTGACCCCGCCGCGCAAGCGCGCCACCAAGAAGGCGCGCTGA
- a CDS encoding phage holin family protein, with protein MGFLIRLAITAVALWITTLIVPGVEVSGRSGANTALTLIVVALIFGVVNAVLKPLIKVVGCVFYLLTLGLFALVVNALLFLLTDWIAGVLDLPFQVDGFWAAFWGAIVMAVVTWLISVVVPDSLEG; from the coding sequence ATGGGCTTCCTGATCCGGCTGGCGATCACCGCGGTCGCGCTGTGGATCACGACGCTCATCGTGCCCGGGGTGGAGGTGAGCGGCCGGTCCGGCGCGAACACCGCCCTCACCCTGATCGTGGTGGCACTGATCTTCGGTGTGGTCAACGCCGTGCTCAAGCCGCTGATCAAGGTGGTGGGGTGCGTCTTCTACCTGCTCACCCTCGGGCTGTTCGCGCTGGTGGTCAACGCCCTGCTCTTCCTGCTCACCGACTGGATCGCCGGCGTGCTGGACCTGCCGTTCCAGGTGGACGGTTTCTGGGCGGCCTTCTGGGGTGCGATCGTGATGGCCGTCGTGACCTGGCTGATCAGCGTCGTCGTGCCGGACAGCCTGGAAGGGTGA
- a CDS encoding LPXTG cell wall anchor domain-containing protein, with translation MKLRTGHEELEIKDLNPANDTAKILVNAAGGGAGGGDGDDPTLPITGDSTTLVTVIGGLLLIAGAAGYVVTRRRKTRFVA, from the coding sequence GTGAAGCTGCGCACCGGCCACGAAGAGCTCGAGATCAAGGACCTGAACCCGGCCAACGACACCGCGAAGATCCTGGTCAACGCGGCCGGTGGCGGCGCGGGTGGCGGCGACGGGGACGACCCGACCCTGCCGATCACCGGTGACTCGACCACCCTGGTGACCGTCATCGGCGGCCTGCTGCTCATCGCCGGCGCCGCCGGCTACGTGGTGACCCGCCGTCGCAAGACGCGCTTCGTGGCCTGA
- a CDS encoding polynucleotide kinase-phosphatase: MTVLDIPELALVALVGVSGSGKSTFARRHFAPTQVLSSDAFRGMVADDENDQSASADAFDVLHYVAGRRLRAGRLTVVDATNLQPHARAALVRVAREHDVLPVAIVLEVPEALAWERTESRADRTFGRPVLARMQRDLRRTYGQLAREGFRKVHVLRGVEEIEAAQIRYEKLFNDRRELAGPFDIVGDVHGCRAELEALLVRLGWDLVRDDAGRPVDATHPSGRTAVFVGDLVDRGPDSPGVLRLAMGMVAAGHALCVPGNHEQKLLRKLRGRDVRLTHGLAETMAQLAAEPETFAAEVAAFVDGLVSHYVLDGGRLVVAHAGLKEEYQGRASGRVRAFALFGETTGETDEYGLPVRYPWAREYRGSATVVYGHTPTPEPEWVNNTICIDTGCVFGGRLTALRYPERELVSVPAEREWYAPVRPLTAAPARPDEVLELTDVTGRRHVEHPYGSLTVPAENAAAALEVMSRFAVDPHRLGWLPPTMAPCSTSTVDGFLEHPAEAFADYRAAGVDRVVCEEKHMGSRAVVLVDREPSLGPFGGGAVYTRTGRPFFGSPLDDELLARVRTAVGVAGLWAELDTDWLLLDCELLPWSAKAGGLIREQYASVGAAGRAALPAALAALDAATARGIDLGELRDRTARRRDDVAAYSAAYRAYVGPTDGLRGVTLAPFAVLAGAKSAYPDRDHGWHLDLADRLHAADPAFVTPTRRRVVDLSDPAAEAEATDWWLGLTAAGGEGMVVKPYAGLAARSARGSLLQPGVKCRGREYLRIIYGPGYTEPDQLALLRRRSLGRKRGLALREHGLGLAALDALVAGAPLWRRHELVFAILACESEPVDPRL; encoded by the coding sequence ATGACCGTCCTCGACATTCCCGAGCTGGCCCTGGTCGCGCTGGTCGGCGTCTCCGGCTCGGGCAAGTCCACCTTCGCCCGCCGGCACTTCGCGCCGACGCAGGTGCTCTCGTCCGACGCCTTCCGGGGAATGGTCGCCGACGACGAGAACGACCAGTCGGCGTCCGCCGACGCGTTCGACGTACTGCACTACGTCGCCGGCAGGCGGCTGCGGGCCGGGCGGCTCACCGTGGTCGACGCGACGAACCTCCAGCCGCACGCGCGGGCCGCCCTGGTCCGGGTGGCCCGCGAGCACGACGTGCTGCCGGTCGCGATCGTGCTGGAGGTGCCCGAGGCCCTGGCGTGGGAACGTACGGAGTCGCGGGCCGACCGCACCTTCGGGCGGCCGGTGCTGGCCCGGATGCAGCGGGACCTGCGGCGCACGTACGGGCAGCTCGCGCGTGAGGGCTTCCGGAAGGTGCACGTGCTGCGCGGGGTCGAGGAGATCGAGGCCGCGCAGATCCGCTACGAGAAGCTCTTCAACGACCGCCGGGAGCTGGCCGGGCCGTTCGACATCGTCGGCGACGTGCACGGCTGCCGGGCCGAGCTGGAGGCGCTGCTGGTCCGGCTCGGCTGGGATCTGGTGCGGGACGACGCCGGCCGGCCGGTGGACGCGACGCACCCGTCGGGGCGTACCGCGGTCTTCGTCGGTGACCTGGTGGACCGCGGCCCGGACTCGCCCGGCGTGCTCCGCCTGGCGATGGGCATGGTCGCGGCCGGACATGCGCTCTGCGTGCCCGGCAACCACGAGCAGAAGCTGCTGCGCAAGCTGCGCGGCCGGGACGTGCGGCTCACCCACGGCCTGGCGGAGACGATGGCGCAGCTCGCCGCTGAGCCGGAGACGTTCGCGGCCGAGGTGGCGGCGTTCGTCGACGGCCTGGTCAGCCACTACGTGCTGGACGGCGGCCGGCTGGTGGTGGCGCACGCCGGGCTGAAGGAGGAGTACCAGGGCCGCGCGTCCGGCCGGGTCCGCGCGTTCGCCCTGTTCGGGGAGACCACCGGCGAGACCGACGAGTACGGGCTGCCGGTGCGCTACCCGTGGGCACGGGAGTACCGGGGGTCCGCGACGGTCGTGTACGGGCACACGCCCACGCCGGAGCCGGAGTGGGTCAACAACACGATCTGCATCGACACCGGCTGCGTGTTCGGCGGCCGGCTCACGGCGCTGCGCTACCCCGAGCGGGAGCTGGTCTCGGTGCCGGCGGAGCGGGAGTGGTACGCGCCGGTCCGCCCGCTGACCGCCGCGCCGGCCCGTCCCGACGAGGTGCTGGAGCTGACCGACGTGACCGGCCGGCGGCACGTCGAGCACCCGTACGGGTCGCTGACCGTGCCGGCGGAGAACGCCGCCGCGGCGCTGGAGGTGATGAGCCGCTTCGCCGTGGACCCGCACCGGCTGGGGTGGCTGCCGCCCACGATGGCGCCGTGTTCGACGTCGACCGTGGACGGCTTCCTGGAGCACCCGGCCGAGGCGTTCGCCGACTACCGCGCGGCGGGCGTGGACCGGGTGGTCTGCGAGGAGAAGCACATGGGCTCGCGGGCGGTCGTCCTGGTCGACCGGGAGCCGTCGCTCGGCCCGTTCGGCGGCGGCGCGGTGTACACGCGGACCGGCCGGCCGTTCTTCGGGTCGCCGCTGGACGACGAGCTGCTCGCCCGGGTCCGGACGGCGGTGGGCGTCGCCGGGCTCTGGGCCGAGCTGGACACCGACTGGCTGCTGCTCGACTGTGAGCTGCTGCCCTGGTCGGCGAAGGCGGGCGGGCTGATCCGCGAGCAGTACGCGAGTGTCGGCGCCGCCGGCCGGGCGGCCCTGCCCGCGGCGCTGGCCGCGCTGGACGCCGCCACCGCCCGGGGGATCGACCTGGGCGAGCTGCGGGACCGGACGGCCCGCCGCCGGGACGACGTGGCCGCGTACTCGGCGGCCTACCGGGCGTACGTGGGGCCGACCGACGGCCTGCGCGGGGTGACCCTGGCACCGTTCGCGGTGCTGGCCGGGGCGAAGTCGGCCTACCCGGACCGGGACCACGGCTGGCACCTCGACCTGGCCGACCGGCTCCACGCCGCCGACCCGGCGTTCGTGACGCCGACCCGCCGTCGGGTGGTCGACCTGTCCGACCCGGCGGCCGAGGCGGAGGCCACCGACTGGTGGCTCGGGCTCACGGCGGCCGGCGGCGAGGGCATGGTCGTCAAGCCGTACGCCGGGCTCGCGGCACGGTCGGCGCGGGGATCGCTGCTCCAGCCGGGCGTCAAGTGCCGGGGCCGGGAGTACCTGCGGATCATCTACGGTCCCGGCTACACCGAGCCGGACCAGCTGGCCCTGCTGCGTCGCCGGTCCCTGGGCCGCAAGCGTGGCCTCGCCCTGCGGGAGCACGGCCTCGGGCTGGCCGCCCTGGACGCGCTGGTCGCCGGGGCGCCGCTGTGGCGTCGCCACGAGCTGGTGTTCGCGATCCTCGCCTGCGAGTCCGAGCCGGTCGACCCGCGCCTGTAG
- the pyrE gene encoding orotate phosphoribosyltransferase: MGDHDDLRKFITDLAVVHGRVVLSSGREADWYVDLRRVTLHHEAAPLVGRVMRELTADWAYDAVGGLTLGADPIAMSMLHAAAGTDRPLDAFVVRKTGKAHGLQRRIEGPDVTGRRVLAVEDTSTTGQSVLTAVEALREAGADVAGVAVIVDRGAGDAVRAAGLPYRAAYTLADLGLVA, translated from the coding sequence ATGGGGGACCACGACGACCTGCGTAAATTCATTACCGACCTGGCTGTGGTCCATGGACGGGTGGTGCTGTCCTCGGGACGCGAAGCGGACTGGTACGTCGATCTGCGACGCGTCACGCTGCATCACGAGGCGGCCCCGTTGGTGGGCCGGGTGATGCGGGAGCTGACCGCCGACTGGGCGTACGACGCGGTGGGTGGGTTGACGCTCGGGGCCGACCCCATCGCGATGTCGATGCTGCACGCCGCCGCCGGCACCGACCGCCCCCTGGACGCCTTCGTCGTCCGCAAGACGGGCAAGGCGCACGGCCTCCAGCGTCGGATCGAGGGGCCCGATGTGACCGGGCGACGGGTGCTGGCGGTCGAGGACACCTCCACCACCGGTCAGAGCGTGTTGACCGCCGTCGAGGCGCTTCGCGAGGCCGGGGCCGACGTGGCGGGCGTGGCGGTTATTGTTGATCGAGGCGCCGGCGACGCGGTGCGAGCCGCCGGACTGCCGTACCGAGCGGCCTATACGTTGGCTGACCTCGGCCTTGTGGCGTAA